One genomic segment of Desulfocapsa sulfexigens DSM 10523 includes these proteins:
- the glgX gene encoding glycogen debranching protein GlgX, translated as MFQLTIELIIITIIKMIKQKTGPHTKQGFPLPGGATPIDDGVNFTLFSRHATSVTLVIQNSGKEGSRLELQLDPELNRTGDMWHIFLVTEERDFSFGYRLDGKTDIQGQGLVYNRKQILLDPLCQNIISRSWGKKFSGTATPLCKLTTHDFDWQDDRPLKTPMVDSVIYELHVRGFTRDPSADVKHPGTYLGIIEKIPYLKELGVTAVELMPVTEWDENDNVFYNPETGEKLKNYWGYNPISFFALKSGFASDPADHINEFKTMVRSLHQAGIEVILDMVYNHTGEGGYEGSTSSFRGIDNSIYYLLDQHSHDYLNFSGCGNTFNCNHPVVRSFIKDSLRYWVVEMHVDGFRFDLASILGRDSKGHVLANPPMIEMIAEDPILRDTKIIAEAWDAAGLYQVGSFSQDSRWAEWNGKFRDDVRAFMAGHDNTVANLATRISGSSDLYQTSARTPCNSVNFITSHDGFTLYDLVSFEQKQNAGNGEENRDGDNHNISWNSGVEGISNEDHILALRFRRVRSLALILILSQGVPMITAGDEFGRSQGGNNNAWCQDNKTSWIDWKLAESNKGLLRFFRKCLHLRKTHRLFRRRNFFSHGPGQEISWQSLKPGREDWSSDCHTLAFFLQARKKDSDFFIMLNGHRTERAEFTIPPVSGKKRFWKQIVDTARISPFDFREPGHAITRRGGDTIRVKAMAAVVLQSVT; from the coding sequence GTGTTCCAGCTAACAATAGAATTAATTATAATTACCATTATTAAAATGATCAAGCAAAAAACAGGTCCCCACACAAAACAGGGTTTTCCACTACCCGGTGGAGCAACACCAATAGACGATGGGGTCAATTTTACTCTCTTCTCCAGGCATGCCACATCAGTAACTCTTGTCATTCAGAACTCAGGAAAAGAAGGCAGCAGGCTCGAACTGCAGCTTGATCCCGAATTAAACCGTACTGGAGACATGTGGCATATTTTTCTGGTCACCGAAGAACGTGATTTTTCCTTCGGGTATCGGCTTGATGGAAAAACAGATATCCAGGGACAGGGCCTGGTCTACAACCGGAAACAGATCCTGCTCGACCCGCTCTGTCAAAATATTATTTCGCGTTCCTGGGGAAAAAAATTCTCCGGAACAGCCACTCCTCTCTGCAAACTGACAACGCACGATTTTGACTGGCAGGATGACAGACCCCTCAAGACCCCCATGGTAGACTCCGTCATATACGAGTTACATGTTCGCGGCTTCACAAGGGACCCTAGTGCAGACGTCAAGCACCCAGGAACATATCTTGGTATAATAGAAAAAATTCCCTACCTGAAGGAACTGGGAGTCACAGCCGTGGAACTGATGCCTGTCACGGAGTGGGATGAAAACGACAATGTTTTTTATAACCCGGAAACAGGCGAGAAATTAAAAAATTACTGGGGCTACAACCCTATTTCTTTTTTCGCCCTCAAATCGGGATTTGCCTCCGACCCTGCAGATCATATCAACGAATTCAAAACCATGGTCCGCAGCCTGCATCAGGCTGGAATAGAGGTCATTCTCGACATGGTTTACAACCACACGGGTGAAGGCGGATATGAGGGTAGTACCAGCAGCTTCCGTGGTATCGACAACTCCATTTATTACCTCCTGGATCAGCACAGCCACGACTATCTCAATTTTTCAGGCTGCGGCAACACCTTCAACTGTAATCACCCCGTGGTCCGGTCATTTATTAAAGATTCACTGCGCTACTGGGTTGTGGAAATGCACGTGGACGGATTCCGTTTTGACCTTGCTTCAATTCTTGGACGTGACAGCAAGGGACATGTCCTCGCCAATCCCCCCATGATTGAGATGATTGCCGAAGACCCCATTCTTCGTGACACCAAAATTATTGCTGAAGCCTGGGATGCCGCAGGCCTCTATCAAGTCGGAAGTTTTTCACAGGATAGTCGCTGGGCTGAGTGGAATGGAAAATTCCGGGACGATGTCCGGGCATTTATGGCAGGCCATGATAATACAGTAGCCAACCTGGCAACGCGCATAAGCGGCAGCTCAGATCTCTATCAGACAAGTGCCCGCACTCCATGCAACTCGGTCAACTTTATCACCAGTCACGACGGTTTTACCCTTTATGACCTGGTTAGTTTTGAACAGAAGCAAAATGCCGGCAACGGTGAGGAAAACCGTGATGGCGACAACCATAACATCAGCTGGAACAGTGGTGTTGAAGGGATAAGCAACGAGGACCATATCCTGGCCCTACGTTTCAGACGTGTCCGTAGTTTGGCTTTGATCCTCATTCTCTCCCAGGGCGTTCCCATGATTACGGCAGGAGACGAATTTGGGCGAAGTCAGGGTGGCAATAACAATGCCTGGTGTCAGGACAACAAAACCAGCTGGATCGACTGGAAACTCGCAGAGAGCAACAAAGGCTTGCTGCGTTTTTTCAGAAAATGTCTCCATCTTCGAAAAACACATCGCCTTTTTCGGCGCCGCAACTTTTTCAGCCATGGCCCGGGACAGGAGATTTCATGGCAGTCTCTCAAACCAGGGCGTGAAGACTGGTCTTCAGACTGTCATACCCTGGCATTCTTTCTTCAAGCGAGAAAAAAAGATTCCGATTTTTTTATCATGCTCAATGGCCATCGAACGGAACGAGCTGAATTCACTATTCCACCGGTATCAGGAAAAAAACGATTCTGGAAACAGATCGTCGACACGGCCCGCATCAGCCCTTTCGATTTCCGAGAACCAGGCCATGCTATTACACGCAGAGGCGGCGACACGATCCGGGTAAAAGCTATGGCAGCAGTTGTTCTTCAATCTGTGACATGA
- a CDS encoding Lcl C-terminal domain-containing protein, with the protein MFQKLQIGDSVTPEIDWEMTPDMTFGTFESWGGREQMRSRISGTDRVYYFFIDNWDDEPKLCLMERGVKHARVAAEIRAPEQMLKKCVENHGTSSLFEKSYAINGEIKEWLIANVLESEDTSAVIPLYDKPEVEDMGGALPLLSESGFAGEKVALPTEHSFINDDELAPLMKKWNFYDGDLNAEGNFENFLVDPGDRRVVVDQRTGLMWQRGGLDITAVRSMKRKIEQLNKDGYAGFHDWRMPTMEEAMSIMNKEVNSKDIHLELCFSKEQPFIFVDAQRRPGGYWYVDYKHGRAFWSSGTIPGGFARLCRSM; encoded by the coding sequence ATGTTTCAGAAATTACAGATCGGCGATAGCGTTACCCCGGAAATCGATTGGGAAATGACACCGGACATGACTTTTGGAACATTTGAGTCCTGGGGTGGGCGTGAGCAGATGCGCAGCAGGATAAGTGGTACCGATCGGGTCTACTATTTCTTTATTGATAATTGGGATGATGAGCCGAAACTCTGCCTTATGGAGCGTGGAGTAAAACACGCAAGAGTTGCAGCTGAGATCAGGGCTCCTGAGCAGATGCTTAAAAAATGTGTTGAAAATCATGGAACGTCGTCTCTTTTTGAGAAAAGTTATGCCATTAATGGTGAGATCAAAGAGTGGCTGATCGCCAATGTTCTTGAGTCAGAAGATACCTCTGCTGTTATTCCTCTTTATGATAAACCCGAGGTTGAGGATATGGGAGGGGCTTTGCCGCTTCTTTCTGAGTCAGGTTTTGCGGGAGAAAAAGTTGCGTTGCCGACGGAACACAGTTTTATCAATGATGATGAGCTTGCTCCTTTGATGAAGAAATGGAATTTCTACGACGGTGATCTGAATGCAGAAGGAAACTTCGAAAATTTTCTCGTGGATCCAGGCGACAGGAGAGTGGTCGTTGACCAGCGAACCGGATTGATGTGGCAGCGAGGTGGGCTTGATATAACCGCTGTGCGAAGTATGAAACGCAAAATAGAGCAGTTAAATAAAGATGGTTATGCAGGATTCCATGACTGGCGGATGCCAACCATGGAAGAGGCCATGTCTATCATGAATAAAGAGGTAAACAGTAAGGATATTCACCTGGAGCTCTGTTTTTCCAAGGAGCAGCCTTTTATCTTTGTCGATGCCCAGCGCAGGCCAGGTGGCTACTGGTATGTGGATTATAAGCATGGTCGTGCCTTCTGGTCCTCCGGAACCATTCCCGGTGGCTTTGCAAGACTTTGTCGTAGCATGTAG
- the lexA gene encoding transcriptional repressor LexA, with protein sequence MDLTEKQQQLFDYLQEYLEREGRAPSLRQSAESLGVSHNAVAQLITQLERKGVVEREGRYSRTIRILSPHTAAKAKMRVRELPIVGRVTAGLPMYAQQEWDGSVVVDGNLFPGNNLFCLRVQGESMQDAGILNGDLVVCEPRQYAENGEIVAVLIQGEEATVKRFFLGRDHIELRPENKKFTAVRYPFSEILVQGKVMGVIRSYDKR encoded by the coding sequence ATGGATCTTACAGAAAAGCAACAGCAACTTTTTGACTATTTACAGGAATATCTTGAGCGGGAAGGACGGGCACCCAGCTTGCGCCAGTCTGCCGAAAGTCTGGGTGTAAGTCATAATGCCGTGGCGCAGTTAATCACTCAGCTGGAACGGAAAGGGGTCGTTGAGCGGGAGGGTCGCTACAGCAGAACCATCCGTATTTTATCTCCACACACTGCAGCAAAAGCGAAGATGCGGGTACGGGAATTGCCGATTGTAGGAAGGGTTACGGCAGGGTTGCCCATGTACGCCCAGCAGGAATGGGATGGTTCCGTGGTGGTTGATGGAAATCTGTTTCCCGGTAATAATCTTTTTTGTCTGCGGGTGCAGGGTGAGTCCATGCAGGATGCGGGCATATTAAATGGTGATCTGGTTGTCTGCGAACCCCGGCAGTATGCAGAGAATGGAGAGATTGTCGCTGTTCTCATTCAGGGGGAAGAGGCCACGGTGAAACGGTTCTTTCTTGGAAGGGATCATATCGAGTTGCGACCGGAGAATAAAAAATTCACTGCCGTCCGTTATCCCTTTTCCGAAATTCTGGTGCAGGGAAAGGTTATGGGTGTGATCAGAAGCTATGACAAAAGATAA
- a CDS encoding DUF72 domain-containing protein — protein sequence MTKDKLCPVLIGTSGYSYTEWVDSGFYPQGTRTPGMLELYADVFPIVELNYTWYQMVRAEAISRMIAKAPESFLFAAKLTRTLTHERNRDWQQELKQYREGIQPLRKQLTAILVQLPPDFDWSRSNRYYLAHLLDALRGFPLAVEFRHVSWARDSVFAELEKRRVTIVTVDSPSEPNLFPCLDIVTNPDLFFVRFHGRNRQGWKSANMQKKFDYSYSREELEEWNEKYLTSLRANAELGVVFFNNHVRAQAPENGRLLQTLLQN from the coding sequence ATGACAAAAGATAAGTTGTGCCCGGTGCTCATCGGCACCAGTGGGTATTCCTATACCGAGTGGGTGGATAGTGGTTTTTATCCACAGGGTACAAGAACCCCAGGAATGCTGGAGCTTTATGCAGATGTATTTCCCATTGTTGAACTGAATTACACCTGGTACCAGATGGTGCGCGCAGAAGCCATCAGCCGTATGATTGCAAAGGCTCCCGAGAGCTTTTTGTTTGCTGCCAAACTGACAAGGACACTTACTCACGAAAGAAATCGTGACTGGCAACAGGAACTGAAGCAGTATCGTGAGGGGATTCAGCCTCTGCGCAAGCAACTGACAGCGATTCTGGTTCAGTTGCCGCCTGATTTTGATTGGAGCAGAAGTAATCGCTATTATTTGGCTCATCTGCTCGATGCTTTGCGTGGCTTTCCCCTCGCAGTTGAATTTCGTCACGTCTCCTGGGCAAGAGATTCGGTGTTTGCAGAGCTTGAGAAGAGGCGTGTGACCATAGTTACCGTAGATTCCCCGTCAGAGCCAAATCTTTTTCCCTGTCTGGATATTGTTACTAACCCTGATCTCTTTTTTGTCCGTTTTCATGGGCGCAACAGGCAGGGATGGAAATCTGCTAATATGCAGAAGAAATTTGACTACTCCTATTCCAGGGAGGAACTGGAAGAGTGGAATGAAAAATATTTGACTTCGTTGCGTGCCAATGCCGAGCTGGGTGTTGTCTTCTTCAATAACCATGTTCGTGCCCAGGCACCAGAAAATGGCAGGCTTTTACAGACTCTTTTGCAGAACTGA
- a CDS encoding DNA polymerase Y family protein, with protein MDRAIIHLNVTDFAVAVERIRDSSLRQVPLIVATGEAGKGRTLVFDMSEEAYQEGVRKGMQLNLARKYCNRAKVITPCPALYRRAMAALVKRVAYYTPLVEQGEEDGHLFLDVTGTHRLFGPAPDVAWRLRKQLLDELGLDPVWSLASNKLVSKVASRVVRPFGEYIVSVGEEDTFLAPLPLSMLPGVTAEEIRLLEDFNVRRIGQLAELSRKQLLVVSRTRNGVLHDASRGRDITAVLPGITKDDQITEEHVFEEDTARYGEVQAVLTQLVHGIARVLRQRRLLGQRVGICLVYGDGKKTSRQVSRKGGSDSDFILRRMALTALDRAWGRRIRIRSCVLICDRLLPRTQQQTLFVMQSEREQQEEKIMSAMDMVRSRFGAGRLYLGTSS; from the coding sequence ATGGATAGAGCCATTATTCATTTGAATGTCACTGATTTTGCAGTGGCAGTGGAACGGATTCGGGATAGTTCCTTGAGGCAGGTCCCCTTGATTGTTGCGACCGGAGAGGCTGGAAAAGGAAGAACCCTTGTCTTTGATATGAGTGAGGAAGCATATCAGGAGGGAGTGCGCAAGGGCATGCAGTTGAACCTTGCTCGTAAGTACTGCAACAGGGCAAAGGTCATTACCCCCTGTCCCGCTTTGTATCGCAGAGCTATGGCAGCTCTTGTTAAACGGGTGGCCTACTATACTCCCCTGGTGGAGCAGGGAGAAGAGGATGGCCATCTGTTTCTTGATGTCACCGGGACACATCGGCTCTTCGGGCCGGCCCCTGATGTGGCCTGGAGACTTCGTAAACAGCTGCTGGATGAGTTGGGGCTTGATCCTGTCTGGAGTCTTGCTTCTAATAAACTGGTTTCCAAGGTTGCTTCAAGAGTGGTACGACCTTTTGGTGAGTATATTGTGAGCGTGGGTGAGGAAGATACATTTCTGGCACCCCTGCCGCTGTCCATGTTGCCAGGGGTAACTGCTGAGGAGATACGGCTTCTGGAGGATTTTAACGTAAGGCGGATTGGTCAACTTGCAGAACTCAGCAGGAAGCAACTTCTGGTGGTTTCCAGGACGCGTAACGGGGTTCTCCATGATGCCAGTCGGGGCCGGGACATTACAGCGGTTCTTCCCGGGATAACAAAGGATGATCAAATAACAGAGGAGCATGTTTTTGAAGAAGATACGGCAAGATACGGGGAGGTGCAGGCGGTCCTTACCCAGCTTGTTCACGGGATAGCAAGAGTCCTGCGGCAGAGACGCCTTCTTGGACAGCGCGTGGGGATCTGTCTGGTCTATGGAGATGGAAAAAAAACATCCAGGCAGGTGTCCAGGAAAGGAGGGTCTGATAGTGATTTCATCCTGCGCAGGATGGCTCTTACAGCCCTAGACAGGGCCTGGGGGAGGCGCATTCGGATCCGTAGTTGTGTTTTGATTTGTGATCGTCTGCTGCCACGTACCCAACAGCAGACGCTTTTTGTCATGCAGAGCGAGCGGGAACAGCAGGAGGAAAAAATTATGAGTGCCATGGATATGGTGCGCAGTCGTTTTGGTGCTGGACGGCTATACCTGGGGACTAGCTCCTAG
- a CDS encoding DNA polymerase III subunit alpha, whose protein sequence is MFPLFVRSYYSFMRGCSSPASICKRAQELGYTVLALTDCDSLAGVWPFLAACKKYGIRPLIAAEISDRKNSDTVICLVRNAIGYRNLCNLITRRKGDPLFTLEQNLIQYSDGLICIASSRPLLEKLQKNTIDLAVNLGDRPTEKSSYLRKWAQKKSVSAVAIPIVFMADKKERLLLQLMRAIETKSLLTSCEVKSGLPSCWLQSPATYYEKFAVWPEALTEAENLARRCSFSGPPSDLVMPPWNRSGRGAAFSLRQAAYEGACVRYGTDLSEAVVERLEMELRVIDSMGFSSYFLVVRDIVHQAVGERSGRCLRICGRGSGAASLVAYCLEITNVCPLKYNLYFERFLNPGRTDPPDIDIDFSWDERDGVLAQVLRKYGHNAAMVSTIIRFQPRMAIRETARAFGLPAEEIAKTGNLSRLPGAGTKKLVAPWPEIMELASSLLGVPRHLSVHPGGVIITPEPVSNYVPVETASKGVPIIQWDKDGAEAGGLVKIDLLGNRSLGVIRDCIASLSESGRSFDEEYWQPEDDPATKMAVAAGETMGCFYIESPAMRLLQQKAGSGDFEQLVLQSSIIRPAANDFIREYVRRLHGGAWQYLHPELATVLDETFGLMVYQEDVSRVAVALAGFSHARADCLRKVMSKKDKQLRLKDYRLEFERGCEARGVDRETIEKLWDMMMSFDGYSFCKPHSASYARVSYQAAYLKTHHPAEFMAAVISNQGGYYSTFAYVSEAKRMGIGILPPCVNHSQVRWCREGDVSVKNIRVGLMAVKNLSTATMGRILYCREKKEFVSSIDFWQRVQPQKDECRSLIQAGALDALGSKNKRNRSNLFWELAQFRCFAGAQARSPLFCLDLPPAPDLPSFNVREIQQQEYDALDFLCSSHPLLFYEQQLNGRIKGCDLKSYAGKNIRFAGWLLSRKMVSTKTGEVMEFLTFEDETGVVETTFFPRVYRRYAAILNPGQAYMLLGKVEEEYGAVTLTVAGVEKLGSVFVRGALQVGD, encoded by the coding sequence GTGTTCCCTCTTTTTGTCCGTTCTTACTATTCGTTTATGCGTGGTTGCAGTTCTCCAGCAAGTATCTGCAAACGTGCTCAGGAGCTTGGCTACACCGTTCTGGCACTCACCGATTGTGATTCACTCGCCGGGGTCTGGCCCTTTCTTGCCGCCTGTAAAAAATATGGTATTCGTCCTCTTATTGCTGCAGAAATCAGTGACCGAAAGAATTCCGATACGGTTATCTGTCTGGTACGTAATGCTATCGGTTATAGGAATTTATGCAATTTAATAACCAGGAGAAAAGGAGATCCTCTTTTCACCCTGGAACAGAATCTTATACAATATAGTGATGGCCTTATCTGTATCGCTTCCTCGCGTCCTCTCCTGGAAAAGCTTCAAAAGAATACTATAGACCTGGCTGTAAACCTTGGTGACAGGCCGACGGAAAAATCCAGTTATTTGAGGAAATGGGCGCAAAAAAAAAGTGTTTCCGCCGTGGCCATCCCTATTGTGTTTATGGCAGATAAAAAAGAGAGATTGCTCCTGCAGCTCATGAGGGCGATAGAGACCAAAAGCCTCCTGACATCATGTGAGGTGAAGTCGGGACTACCATCGTGCTGGTTGCAATCTCCTGCAACGTATTATGAAAAATTTGCGGTGTGGCCCGAAGCATTAACAGAAGCTGAGAATCTTGCGAGACGCTGCAGCTTTTCCGGCCCGCCATCAGACCTGGTCATGCCTCCCTGGAACAGAAGTGGGAGAGGGGCAGCTTTTTCACTCCGACAGGCCGCTTATGAGGGGGCCTGTGTTCGCTATGGGACAGATCTTTCCGAGGCTGTGGTTGAGCGATTGGAGATGGAGCTTCGAGTGATTGATTCCATGGGCTTTTCTTCCTATTTTCTCGTTGTCCGCGATATCGTACATCAGGCTGTTGGAGAAAGAAGTGGCCGCTGCTTACGCATATGCGGTCGTGGGTCAGGTGCAGCTTCACTTGTGGCCTACTGTCTTGAAATTACCAATGTCTGTCCTTTAAAGTACAATCTTTATTTTGAACGATTTCTTAACCCAGGTCGTACTGATCCTCCTGATATTGACATTGATTTTTCATGGGATGAACGGGATGGAGTGCTTGCGCAGGTTCTCCGGAAATATGGGCATAATGCCGCCATGGTCTCAACTATTATCCGCTTCCAGCCCCGAATGGCTATTCGGGAAACAGCAAGGGCGTTTGGGTTGCCAGCAGAGGAAATTGCAAAGACAGGTAACCTCAGCAGATTACCGGGTGCAGGGACCAAAAAGCTTGTGGCACCATGGCCTGAAATTATGGAACTTGCTTCTTCTTTACTGGGTGTGCCGCGTCACCTGTCAGTTCATCCAGGAGGGGTCATTATAACACCGGAACCTGTAAGCAATTATGTCCCGGTTGAGACTGCTTCCAAGGGGGTCCCTATCATCCAGTGGGATAAGGATGGAGCAGAGGCGGGAGGACTCGTGAAGATCGACCTGCTTGGTAATCGCAGTCTTGGGGTGATCAGGGATTGTATTGCATCCCTTTCAGAGAGTGGTCGAAGTTTTGATGAAGAGTACTGGCAGCCTGAGGATGACCCGGCAACGAAAATGGCAGTAGCAGCGGGAGAGACCATGGGGTGCTTTTATATAGAAAGTCCGGCCATGCGTCTGTTGCAACAGAAGGCGGGAAGCGGGGACTTTGAGCAGCTTGTGCTGCAGTCTTCTATCATTCGTCCTGCTGCCAATGATTTTATACGTGAATATGTGCGCCGTCTTCACGGGGGGGCGTGGCAGTATCTACATCCGGAATTGGCAACAGTGCTTGATGAGACCTTTGGTCTTATGGTGTATCAGGAGGATGTGTCGAGGGTAGCTGTTGCCCTTGCGGGCTTCAGTCATGCACGCGCAGATTGCCTGCGTAAAGTGATGTCTAAAAAAGATAAGCAGCTGCGTTTAAAAGATTATCGGCTTGAATTTGAAAGGGGATGTGAAGCTAGAGGTGTCGACAGGGAAACAATTGAAAAACTCTGGGACATGATGATGAGTTTTGATGGGTATTCGTTCTGTAAACCGCATTCGGCTTCCTATGCACGGGTGTCGTATCAGGCTGCATACCTGAAGACACATCATCCAGCGGAATTTATGGCAGCGGTAATTTCCAATCAAGGAGGCTATTACTCAACATTTGCCTATGTTTCAGAAGCAAAACGAATGGGGATAGGCATATTGCCTCCCTGCGTGAATCACAGTCAGGTAAGATGGTGTAGAGAGGGAGATGTATCGGTAAAAAATATCCGGGTGGGATTGATGGCTGTGAAGAATTTGTCAACGGCCACCATGGGCAGGATCTTGTATTGCAGAGAGAAAAAAGAATTCGTTTCAAGTATTGATTTCTGGCAACGTGTCCAGCCGCAAAAGGATGAATGCAGATCGCTTATCCAGGCTGGTGCACTGGATGCGCTTGGTAGTAAAAATAAAAGAAATAGAAGCAATCTGTTTTGGGAACTTGCTCAGTTCAGGTGTTTTGCAGGGGCACAGGCGAGAAGCCCTCTTTTCTGCCTGGATTTACCTCCGGCTCCAGATCTTCCATCGTTTAATGTGAGGGAAATACAGCAGCAGGAGTATGATGCACTGGATTTCCTTTGCAGCTCCCATCCACTGCTTTTCTATGAACAACAGCTCAATGGGAGGATAAAAGGCTGTGATCTGAAGAGCTATGCTGGAAAGAATATCCGCTTTGCCGGATGGTTGCTCAGCAGAAAGATGGTTTCAACAAAAACCGGAGAGGTAATGGAATTTCTAACCTTTGAGGACGAAACAGGGGTAGTGGAAACAACATTTTTTCCACGAGTCTATCGTCGCTATGCAGCAATTCTGAATCCAGGACAGGCCTATATGTTACTGGGAAAGGTAGAAGAAGAATATGGCGCGGTGACCCTGACGGTAGCCGGAGTGGAGAAACTCGGATCAGTTTTTGTTCGAGGTGCGCTGCAGGTCGGCGATTAA
- a CDS encoding D-alanyl-D-alanine carboxypeptidase family protein, with translation MHKILHSTPVFFVFCLLVLLFTSNAESRAELPLLNDTAKWQVATSVPEPAKQTEKIAQPSPRTEATVTKSTPISLGQVNNILHIKKRIAPPVTAATTKRLNKKISSRSAIIIDAVSGETLYSRNPDSQRQPASTIKVLTGMIAMKSLTMAEPVSVSQKAARQPRSKVYLDQKKKYQANDLINAVLLASANDASVALAEKIAGNEKDFAAMMTLRAKLWGAKNTICKTATGLTAKGQKSTARDLATIFRHAMNDPEFSTRMKQLKTRTTEGKLLRSHNKALWQVEGTLGGKTGYTNAARQTYVGKFKRGKDEIIVAIMGSETMWSDIKQLVTYGFQKKVAMTREREVMGGDIELIADLQRTSNKN, from the coding sequence ATGCACAAGATATTACATTCTACTCCTGTTTTTTTCGTATTCTGTCTTCTTGTTCTGCTCTTTACGAGCAACGCGGAGTCTCGGGCGGAGCTCCCTCTCCTCAACGATACAGCAAAGTGGCAGGTAGCCACATCTGTTCCAGAACCTGCAAAGCAGACAGAAAAGATCGCTCAACCCTCTCCACGCACAGAAGCAACTGTCACTAAATCCACTCCGATCAGTCTCGGTCAGGTTAATAATATTCTTCATATCAAAAAACGAATTGCCCCCCCTGTTACCGCAGCTACCACCAAACGACTCAATAAAAAAATCTCATCCAGGTCAGCCATCATCATTGATGCCGTGAGTGGAGAAACACTGTACTCCAGGAATCCTGACAGTCAGAGACAACCGGCTTCTACCATCAAAGTACTCACAGGAATGATCGCCATGAAATCCCTGACCATGGCAGAACCTGTTTCGGTCAGTCAAAAAGCTGCAAGACAGCCCCGCTCCAAGGTATACCTCGATCAGAAAAAGAAGTATCAGGCAAATGATCTGATTAACGCTGTTCTGCTTGCTTCAGCCAATGATGCCAGTGTGGCACTCGCTGAAAAAATTGCCGGAAATGAAAAAGATTTTGCTGCAATGATGACCCTTCGAGCCAAACTGTGGGGAGCAAAAAACACCATCTGCAAAACTGCTACGGGTCTCACTGCAAAGGGGCAGAAATCCACCGCCCGTGACCTCGCAACTATTTTCCGTCATGCCATGAATGATCCTGAATTTTCCACCAGGATGAAGCAGTTGAAAACACGCACCACGGAAGGAAAGCTTCTTCGTAGTCATAATAAAGCCCTGTGGCAGGTAGAGGGCACGCTGGGTGGAAAAACCGGCTACACCAATGCAGCCCGGCAGACGTATGTGGGGAAGTTCAAGCGTGGAAAAGATGAGATTATTGTAGCTATCATGGGCAGTGAGACCATGTGGTCCGACATTAAACAATTGGTAACCTACGGGTTTCAGAAAAAGGTTGCCATGACCAGAGAGAGAGAGGTCATGGGTGGTGATATCGAGTTAATCGCCGACCTGCAGCGCACCTCGAACAAAAACTGA